CTTTTCATCTCTCAGAAAACGAACTCATCGGCGGCACCGTTCTGATCCTTTCGCTTTGGGGACTGATCAAAGACCAATGGTTCCTGGCCAATACGCGCAAGGGACAGCGACTGACGGAATGGTTCGGGCCGAACCGCGCGATCTGGGTGCTGCGCATTATTTTTCTCACCGGCATGGTTTTCGGTGCCCTCCTGGCTTCAGGGATCATTCATCCCATTGAATGGGAATAAGCACTGAGCCGCGGAGACTTCCGCAATAACCAGCCTGCCAGAATGGCACGTCTCCCCCTGCGAATATCGACTGGATTCACATGCCAGATTGACATTCCCAGCGTCGTCCTCACCGAAACCACCTTAGACCATTTAACATAAATCACATATAATCAATCACTTACAACACAATCGATTGTTTTTAACGAAGTCAGTCAAAATGGTATGGCCTTTGCATCTTCAATCATTCACGATCTTTGGTTTTAATGTTTGAGGAAATTGGGAAATGCCGATTTTTCGCTGGGAACAATCATGGAATCCGCTCAGAGATTTGGAGCGTGAGGTAGACCGTCTGATTCAAGGCGTCGAATTCTCGGTACAGGGGATTCGCATGCCCCGTCAGTACCCTGCGGTCAATATTTTTGAGTTGGACCACGAGTTTCTGATCACGGCCGAACTTCCAGGGATGCAGGTTGAGGATCTGGATTTGACCATCGCCAATAGTGTGCTCACTTTGAAAGGGCACCGAAATCCACCCGTGATTGATGATGGCGAGATCCCTGAAGAACGCTTCCGCCGCCAGGAACGACCGTTTGGAGAATGGCAGCGATCAATCAGTATCCCCGATCGCATTTCTGAAGAACATCTTTCAGCAGAGTTCAACGAGGGCGTGTTGAAGATCCACCTTCCCAAATTGGAAGAAGAACTCCCCCGCCAGATCCCGGTCAGTTCGGGGGAATAGGATACCAGACATGAGCAGACAACATAATCCTGAAGAAGAACCGCGTGAAATTGCTCATCCAGAGCAATATGTGTTTACGCCGCCCATTGATATCTATGAAACCGAACAAGGCCTCGTGCTCTATGCCGATCTTCCAGGCGTCTCTGTCAATTCGCTGGAGTTGCAGGTACAGGATAACAAACTGACGCTCCTGGGGCGGGTCGAACCACAAATCCCGGAAGGTGCACGTCCGCTGCACAAAGAATACGAAGTGGGCAATTATCTGCGTTCCTTCATCTTAAGCGGTGAGATTGTGCACAGCGAAATTGAAGCAAAGCTGACAAATGGCGTGCTGAGAATTTTTCTTCCCAAAGCTCCCAAAGCAGAGCCGCGAAGAATTCAGGTTAATACCGGCTGAGCAATACCGGTTGCCGCTGTTCGCTCATTTTTCTTGTGAGGATTGATTCTTTTCAACGGATTCACTTTGCAAAGAGGTTGGCTTTAAATCGTCTTCTTTGATTAAAGACTGATTAATTTTCTGCAACTGCAGTGCTTCTTCCCGATTTCCAATCAAACCTGCCGCACGCGCTAATGCGGAGATAAAACGTCGATCCGTTTGACGCGCTGCATAAAACGGCTTCAGCAAATCATACGCCTGTTGGCCAGCTCTCTGATAAATCAGTAGATCCGCCTTCAAAAGCAGGCTCTCAAAATCGTGAGGATCAGCCTGCAAGGCCTGTTCAATATGCGAAAGCGCGGCGTCAACCTTCCCCTGATTGCGATCAATCATTGCCAGATACCGCAGCGCCGTACTCGAATCGGGCCGTTGTTCCAGACACCAGTTCGCTTCCCGCTCTGCGGTTGTCAGGTCCCCCGTATAGAGCGCTGCATACGCCAGATTCAAATGCGCCTCATACAAGTCCGGCTCTAAAAACAGGACTTCTTTCAAAGGCCCCACCATTTCACTTGTTCTACCAGCCTGCCGCAGAATATTGGCAACGAGCATATAATGCGCAGCCTGATTCGCTCCCAGTTCAATACTGCGATTTGCATATTTGAGCGCACGGTCATTCTTACCGGCATTGAAAAACAGTCGTGCCAGTTGCTCGTGAAAACGACTCTCCTGGGGATACTTGCGAACCAGAATCATCAATGCCGGCTTCGCCTTGTCAGGCAGGTCCTGCTCCATTGCAATCTCGGCAATCGCTTCGACGGCTTCATAATAGCGCGGATGAAGCGATGTCACATGCGAATAATTTTCCAACGCCTGAAACGGAGCACGATCCTGGATCAATTGCCCTAATTGAAAATGGGCAAATTCATCATCCGGGTGCTGCTGCAGATAGGCAATCAGCTCTTTCCGTCTGGCTTTCTCTGCTTTTGCTCCTGCCTCTTGATGTTCTTCCGACTGTTCGGACTGCTTCACAGTAGCCACTTCACTCTGATCGGAGAAATAATAGAGAAGCAAAGCCAGCATACCCACACCCGCCACGATCAGACCAATTGAAAACGAAACGCTTTTTTCCGGCTTGGAAAAGGGGTTGCTCAGTTTGTCAGATTCCGGCTGGTTATTCATATTCATCGCAGATTAGATGAGATTTTTCGAGAATCACTCGTTCCTTCTATCAATGTATAATGCCCCCCCGGTTGTAATCCAGACCAGATTTCGGTTTTCCCTCCAGGCCACGTCACTTTGATGGAAACCGCCTCTCTGCTGGCTCCCAACCCGACTAAAATCCGGCCTTCATCCGACGAAAGATAACTGCTGCTGCCGTGTCGATAACGCGTCAATCGTCTGGAATCAGTACGAATCTCAACCTGGGCACCGATGGCACTGCGATTGGAAGTCGTTCCAATCAACTCCAGTGAAAGACTCTGATTGGTCGTCCTGCTTCGATTCCTCAGCAGCACCAGTTTCGTATTCAGATGTGAAATGGCAAGATCAGCCAGCCCATCCCGATTAAAATCGGCAACCGCAGAGCCGCGACCGACTTGTTTTTTCTGAAAGAACGAGCCGGCCCGTGCCGATATTTCCTGAAACCGAATTCCCCCCTGATTCAGAAACAGCTGCGGTTCCTGCTCATAAGGTTCATTTTTCCCCAGCTGCGATAACCGATCGTGCACATGACCATTGGTCACAAACAGATCTTCCCAGCCATCGTTGTCCGCATCCAGAAACGAGGCGCCAAAACCGAGCCGTACGCGGCTGGCCGTCGCCAGGCCCGTCTCATCGGTCACATCCAGAAAAAACAGAGCCCCCTCATTGCGATACAACGTGTTGGTTTCACCAAAGTAATTTGTCACGAATAAATCCAGCTGGCCATCGCCGTTATAGTCAGCTCCCGTCAGCCCCATCCCCGCTTCCCGATCTCCGGTACGATTGAAGGCGACGCCGGCAATCAAAGCCTGATCGGTGAAAACGCCCTGACCGTCATTCACCCACAACTGGTTAGCCACCGAGTCGTTGGCAACATACAAATCAATGTCCCCGTCATGGTCGTAATCCGCCGCAAAAACGCCTAACCCCTGTCGGGCCGGCTCACTGTGAAGACCTGCTTTCTTCGACATATTGAGAAAGTTGCCGTTTCCCAGATTCCGATACACCACGTCATACTCCCCGCTCACATAACGGGGGTGACAGATAAAAAAGACACGCGTTCCATCGACCTTACGGCTGCAAATGGGATAGTTTTCCCGGTCAATTTCCAGGTAGTTCACCACATACAGATCAAGCAAGCCATCGCCATTCAAATCGGCCCAGGTACAACTGGCTCCATAGCCCGGGTCATCCACGTGGGCGGATTGCGATACATCTGAAAACGTACCGTCTCCATTATTGCAGTACAACAGATTCCGACCGAACTGACTGACATACAAGTCCTCAAATCCATCGTGATTATAATCTCCAACCGCAAGCCCCATTGAGTAACCAAAGTCGATTAACCCCGACAGCGTTGTGACATCTTGAAATTGACTCTCCCCCCGGTTCTGAAACAACCGGTTGGATGTCGCGACATTGCTCGCATCACTCCGTTTTTTCTTAGGACTGCGCCATTCTTCACCCTGTGCACAATACAAATCGGGAAAGCCGTCGTGATCATAATCAATCCAGCCGATGCCCGATCCCATCATCAGGTGTAAATGACGCTTGACCGTCAAGGGAGACTGATGTTGAAACGCGAGCTGTGAGGTAGTCGATACATCCTGAAACAAGATCGCAGGCTGCGGCTCCTCGGCGTTACAAACAGTGCTGCAACTGCAAATGGCTCCTAAGCAGATGCAAAACACCACACTCCAGGCGCTCTCGAACAGGCTCGATGTCATTCTGTTAGAAAGGAAATTGATCATCCAATTTCGCCTCGGAGAGTTCAACCAGAAATTGTGACAGCCGCTCAACCAGAATCTGCATCAGCTTCTCCCCCTTCTCGGCGGTCGCCTGATGCGGATTTCCCGATCCCGAATTGGTCGTCAACAAATGCCAGGGGCGCGTAATACTAACCCATCCTTCATTCACAGCAGAGAACTGTGTCGCCTTGGTCGCGCCTTCATCGGCGTTCAAAGCGCCCGTTTCTGAATTCCGGTTCACAAGATGCGGGAAATAAGCCAGCGCCAGAGAGGTTTCCATCTCGCCTGCATGATCGTCCGGGTTTTCAAATATCTCCGGTTTGACATCGGCCGACGTACCTCGAAACCAGTCTGCCAGAAAGATTTGTACCGGCGTTGAACCGTGCAGTTCCCTTAATAACGGTTTAAAGTCGTTGCCGCCATGACTGTTCAAAATCAATAGTTTATGCACGCCATGATTGGCGAGGGAGTCAACGAGATCGGCGATGATCTGACCCAACGTTGAGGGATTCACGTTCATCGACAGAGGAAACGCACTCTGATTGGTTTCGGTCCCGTAGGGAATCGGCGGCAGCATCACCACTTTCGCCCCCCGCTGATGGGCGGCTTCACAAACGCGTGAACTGATCGCATCGGCCTCATAGGTGTCTGTTCCATAAGGGAGATGTAAATTATGCGGCTCGGTCGCCCCCATCGGCAACACTGCCACTTGATAGGGGTTCTCTTTCACATACGCATAATTGATTTCAGATAAAATCCAGGGACGCATCTCAGGTTCAGCCGCCACTCTCCCATCTCCTTACTCGGTTGATTGCATAATACAGATTCGCAGAACACTGAGTTCATTCTAACAGGTTCATGACTCTAACTCATTCTATGACTACCGGATATTTCGATTATATACATTCTTCTCCTGTGTTACTCTGTATT
This genomic interval from Gimesia alba contains the following:
- a CDS encoding CRTAC1 family protein translates to MINFLSNRMTSSLFESAWSVVFCICLGAICSCSTVCNAEEPQPAILFQDVSTTSQLAFQHQSPLTVKRHLHLMMGSGIGWIDYDHDGFPDLYCAQGEEWRSPKKKRSDASNVATSNRLFQNRGESQFQDVTTLSGLIDFGYSMGLAVGDYNHDGFEDLYVSQFGRNLLYCNNGDGTFSDVSQSAHVDDPGYGASCTWADLNGDGLLDLYVVNYLEIDRENYPICSRKVDGTRVFFICHPRYVSGEYDVVYRNLGNGNFLNMSKKAGLHSEPARQGLGVFAADYDHDGDIDLYVANDSVANQLWVNDGQGVFTDQALIAGVAFNRTGDREAGMGLTGADYNGDGQLDLFVTNYFGETNTLYRNEGALFFLDVTDETGLATASRVRLGFGASFLDADNDGWEDLFVTNGHVHDRLSQLGKNEPYEQEPQLFLNQGGIRFQEISARAGSFFQKKQVGRGSAVADFNRDGLADLAISHLNTKLVLLRNRSRTTNQSLSLELIGTTSNRSAIGAQVEIRTDSRRLTRYRHGSSSYLSSDEGRILVGLGASREAVSIKVTWPGGKTEIWSGLQPGGHYTLIEGTSDSRKISSNLR
- a CDS encoding tetratricopeptide repeat protein, which encodes MNNQPESDKLSNPFSKPEKSVSFSIGLIVAGVGMLALLLYYFSDQSEVATVKQSEQSEEHQEAGAKAEKARRKELIAYLQQHPDDEFAHFQLGQLIQDRAPFQALENYSHVTSLHPRYYEAVEAIAEIAMEQDLPDKAKPALMILVRKYPQESRFHEQLARLFFNAGKNDRALKYANRSIELGANQAAHYMLVANILRQAGRTSEMVGPLKEVLFLEPDLYEAHLNLAYAALYTGDLTTAEREANWCLEQRPDSSTALRYLAMIDRNQGKVDAALSHIEQALQADPHDFESLLLKADLLIYQRAGQQAYDLLKPFYAARQTDRRFISALARAAGLIGNREEALQLQKINQSLIKEDDLKPTSLQSESVEKNQSSQEK
- a CDS encoding creatininase family protein is translated as MAAEPEMRPWILSEINYAYVKENPYQVAVLPMGATEPHNLHLPYGTDTYEADAISSRVCEAAHQRGAKVVMLPPIPYGTETNQSAFPLSMNVNPSTLGQIIADLVDSLANHGVHKLLILNSHGGNDFKPLLRELHGSTPVQIFLADWFRGTSADVKPEIFENPDDHAGEMETSLALAYFPHLVNRNSETGALNADEGATKATQFSAVNEGWVSITRPWHLLTTNSGSGNPHQATAEKGEKLMQILVERLSQFLVELSEAKLDDQFPF
- a CDS encoding Hsp20/alpha crystallin family protein, with amino-acid sequence MPIFRWEQSWNPLRDLEREVDRLIQGVEFSVQGIRMPRQYPAVNIFELDHEFLITAELPGMQVEDLDLTIANSVLTLKGHRNPPVIDDGEIPEERFRRQERPFGEWQRSISIPDRISEEHLSAEFNEGVLKIHLPKLEEELPRQIPVSSGE
- a CDS encoding Hsp20/alpha crystallin family protein encodes the protein MSRQHNPEEEPREIAHPEQYVFTPPIDIYETEQGLVLYADLPGVSVNSLELQVQDNKLTLLGRVEPQIPEGARPLHKEYEVGNYLRSFILSGEIVHSEIEAKLTNGVLRIFLPKAPKAEPRRIQVNTG